From the genome of Candidatus Defluviilinea proxima:
CCGTGGATCACACAGCGTGGCTTCGATGAGAAGAAGACTCGCGAGCTGGCAGACATCATGGCGGATGTACTTCTCGCATGTGCACCACACAGCGTGGACACCGTCCGCAAGGGCAAACAGCGCCGCGCAAAGTTGGACTTCAAAGTATTGAACGATGCCAAGTTGAAGATCCGCAAGCTGACGGAGAGCGCAGGCATTGACTTTAAGTACAAGGCACATGGGTATCCGCACTTCTATTACATTGACGATAAATCCACGACTGGCGTGTTTGAGATCACCGGTTACCGCGTGCGGCAGATGTTGGATTTCGCTGTGTCGTCTGACCTGAGCGCGTTGAAAGAAGGCGAGTCACAAGCAACGACGATCGCTACTCCAAAAGGAGTTGTGAAAGGCACGCTCACTTGCGTGGACATGGGCGCATACTTGTTGCAAGTGCCCGTTGCAAAAGCTGGTGTCGTTGCTACGTGGTTGCGCGATCTATCTGATGGGTACACATCGTTCAATTTGGATGGCAAAAAAGATTTCAGTGCAAAGAGAATGCCTGGCCCTTCGTTGGTCACGGATTGGAAAGCGGACAAGCGCATCGGTAAGAAGATAGCGGTCAAGGGTGAAGAAAAAGTTTGGTATGTTGGCATCGACTCAAAGTCCAAGAAAGAGGCGCTGCCGCCCTTTGTGTGGAATGAGGTCAGTGAGGTAGGGGCGGATGGTCATCCGCCCTTACAGAAAACAGCGCTGAATCAAGTCCATCGAGACCTCGGCGGCAGGATGGTCCCCTTTGCGGGTTGGGAAATGCCTGTGCAGTATTCGGGTATTTTCGAGGAGCATCTTGCCACGCGCAATGCGGCGGGCTTGTTCGATGTTTCGCACATGGGCGTGTACGATGTGCGCGGCGCGGATGCGGCTTCGTTTTTGGATGCGGTCTGCGGCAATGACTGCGGCGGGCTGAACCCTGGCGAGAGCCTTTACACGCATTTCCTGACGCCCGATGCGGATGTGATCGACGATACGCTCGTCTATCGCCGCGGCTGGGATGATTATCTCGTGGTGGTGAACGCGTCGAACGATGACAAGGATCGGACGTGGCTCGAAAGCGTGCGCGATGGAAAGGTGCGGATCGATAACGCGCGTCCTTCTGCGCGGACGTTTGGGTACAACGCCGAGATACGGAATCTTCGGGACGCCTCTTCTGGCGACGCCATGCGCGTGGACATTGCCCTGCAAGGACCGAAGAGCCGCGACATTCTGTTAGCGATGGGCGTGGACAGTGAATCACGTGAGCGCATCATGAAGTTGAAGCGGACCGAGTTGTGCGATGCGGTTGTTGGCGGATTTGACTTGATCGTCTCACGCACAGGTTACACGGGCGAGAAGATGGCGTTCGAGTTGTTCGTGCATCCCGAGCGTGCCGTGGACTTTTGGAATGCGGTCTTGAAAGCAGGCGAGCAGTACGGAGTCAAGCCGATCGGTTTGGGCGCAAGAGACTCATTGCGCACCGAGGCGGGACTTCCGTTGTATGGTCATGAGATGGGATTGGGTTCAGGTAAATTTGACGGCAAAGATTTAGGTGTCGCCGAAGGCGGATTCGGTTCGTACGTCAAAACATACAAGCCGTGGTTCATCGGTCGCGATGCGTATGTGGCGCGCGAGAAAGAGCGCAAGGGAGTCGTCATCCGCTTTACGTTCGACGAACAACGCACGCGTATGGCGCACAACGGTGACCCTGTGGTCAACGAAAAAGGCGAACGCATTGGCTTCGTCACCTCCTGCGCCATTGACGGACAGCGCTTCATCACAGGCCAGGCATACGTGGACTTGGCGTACACGAAGATCGGCACGCCCATCGGTATCCATCAAGGCGGGAATACGGAACGTCCCGCTGGGATGGCGAAGGTGGTGAGCAGGTTCGCGAAGTTGTAATAAATTGGTATAAATAATAAATGGGACAACCTGATATATGTAGGTTGTCCCATTTATGTTATCTAAATCCCACGTTAACTAGATCGAATTTTGTGATGGTTTTTTCATGGGGTGCTATATACCTTCACGCTTGTGATGTCGACTGTGAATGGACCCGAATACCAGAAGCGTGTATGGAGGGTGCCAACTGAAGCATTGGAGTTGAGCCCGGGGAAGTTCGAGAGTGGAATGCAAGCTGTCTGCACTCCATTCAAGCCATTCTGCCCATAGTTGGACAAACTGACATACTTCCAACCTGACTGGTCAAAGATGATCGCTGATGCATCGCCACCAAGAGCATTCAATCCATGCAAATCATAGGTGGCACAAACCCTTACCTTACCTTGCAAGGCATTAGAACTAATACTCTGGTAAAGCTCTGCAGCGCCATTGTTCCCAACCAAATGCCAGGGTTGAGTCAGTAATTCAGTCCCTGAGCTAGCAGTGGTAGATGTTGGCGTTGCAGTCTTTGTAGGGCTGGAACTTGGAGTTGGAGTTCTTGTTTTAGTGGGACTTGCCACTGGTGTTGGTGTCTTTGTTTTGGTAGGGGTCAGTGTTGATCCAACAGTTGCAGTTGGCAACGGAGTATTGGTCTTTGTTGGTGTGAAAGTCGGAACAGGTGTAAAGGTGCTGGTTGGCACCAGAGTGGGCGTTGATGACGGTACCAAGGTTGCAGTTGGCAATGGAGTGTTGGTCTCTGTCTGTGTAAAGGTTGGAACCGGTGTAAGCGTATTGGTTGATGCAAGAGTGGGCGTTTGGGTGGAATTTACTTGCGAGACAATATTCACGCTGTCGATGTAAACACATCCTTGATAAGGACTACTGCTTCCAATGTGGAAACCAAACCGATGTGTGGGTGTAACAAAACCTAAACCTGACAAATCCCAAGTCAATGTTGTCCATGTTCCAGGTGTTAGTCCAGTGAAGGAAGATTCATACCATCCCCAGTTAGCATCCAGAAGATAGATTGATGAACTAATATCATTGTATCCGGCAGGCACATACAACCTTGCTGTAATAGTGTCGCCTGCGGTTACCTCCTTGTCCACAAAAGCATAACCATCATCCCATCCTCCCCCTGGAAAGTTGGATGTTGCGCACAGTGAGTGGGTGCCCAAAAAGGCATTGCTGGTTGTGTTGGTAACACTTGTGATTGATTCTACGCTCGACCAGCCTTGTGTAGTTCCTCCTTCAAAACTGTACAATGAAGAATCGACTGATGGCTGATTTACTGTTCCAGTCGCAACTGGCGTTGAAATGGCTATTGGCGTAGGTGTGGAAATCAAGGTGTTTGTTGGGGTCGGAGAATTCACTCCAGAGGTGACATTCACACTATCAATGTAAACACATCCTTGGTAGGAACTACTGCTTCCGATGTGAAAACCAAACCGATGTGTGGGTGTAACAAAACCTAAACCTGACAAATCCCAAGTCAATGTTGTCCATGTTCCAGGTGTTAGTCCAGTGAAGGAAGATTCATACCATCCCCAGTTAGCATCCAGAAGATAGATCGATGAACTGATGTCAGTGTACCCAGCAGGCACATACAACCTTGCTGTAATAGTGTCACCTACGGTTACATCCTTGTCCACAAAAGCATAACCATCATCCCATCCTCCCCCTGGAAAGTTGGATGTTGCGCACAGTGAGTGGGTGCCCAAAAAGGCATTGTTGGTTGTGTTGGTGACACTTGTGATTGATTCTACGCTCGACCAGCCTTGAGTAGTTCCTCCTTCAAAACTGTACAATGAAGAATCAGTTGACGACTGATTTACTGTTCCAGTCGCAACAGGTGTTGAAGTCGACATTATGGTTGGCGTCAATGTCGGAGTTGGGGTATTGGTAACGGGCAAATTGAGTTCTTCTGCTGAGGGTGAAATGCCTG
Proteins encoded in this window:
- the gcvT gene encoding glycine cleavage system aminomethyltransferase GcvT → MSDYLFRGNLAKLDPDVYELTQLEAERQARKLILIASESTAPMAVREALASAFQNIYAEGYPDEETRWMHEEEILDYPMRLAHYRRYSDPRYYKGVEYADVVEALARRRAAETFAANGYSADQIYVNVQALSGGPANNAVYHALIDLGSTVMGLNLLHGGHLSHGSSVNRSGKWFKAVHYTIDENERIDYEAIHELAMEHKPKLMIAGYSSYSWMPDWEKFRAIADEVGAYLLTDISHIGGLVAAGVVPSPIGHAHVVMSTTHKSIDGPRGAVIMTTYPEIAKKIDKAVFPGEQGGPHVNVFAGLALTFKLTQTKQFKQLQEQTLKNAKAMADQFTKRGLRVPFGGTNTHLVNVDCTSIVGEDGTKLSGDQASRILDIVGVVINRNTIPGDKNSMDPSGIRLGTPWITQRGFDEKKTRELADIMADVLLACAPHSVDTVRKGKQRRAKLDFKVLNDAKLKIRKLTESAGIDFKYKAHGYPHFYYIDDKSTTGVFEITGYRVRQMLDFAVSSDLSALKEGESQATTIATPKGVVKGTLTCVDMGAYLLQVPVAKAGVVATWLRDLSDGYTSFNLDGKKDFSAKRMPGPSLVTDWKADKRIGKKIAVKGEEKVWYVGIDSKSKKEALPPFVWNEVSEVGADGHPPLQKTALNQVHRDLGGRMVPFAGWEMPVQYSGIFEEHLATRNAAGLFDVSHMGVYDVRGADAASFLDAVCGNDCGGLNPGESLYTHFLTPDADVIDDTLVYRRGWDDYLVVVNASNDDKDRTWLESVRDGKVRIDNARPSARTFGYNAEIRNLRDASSGDAMRVDIALQGPKSRDILLAMGVDSESRERIMKLKRTELCDAVVGGFDLIVSRTGYTGEKMAFELFVHPERAVDFWNAVLKAGEQYGVKPIGLGARDSLRTEAGLPLYGHEMGLGSGKFDGKDLGVAEGGFGSYVKTYKPWFIGRDAYVAREKERKGVVIRFTFDEQRTRMAHNGDPVVNEKGERIGFVTSCAIDGQRFITGQAYVDLAYTKIGTPIGIHQGGNTERPAGMAKVVSRFAKL